The Streptomyces sp. NBC_01255 genome window below encodes:
- a CDS encoding heme o synthase: MTAVESRPAGVVLTPSPGGHRPFGARVKAYVALTKPRIIELLLITTVPVMFLAEQGVPNLWLVLATCFGGYLSAGGANALNMYIDRDIDALMDRTSQRPLVTGVLTPREGLVFGLSLAVISTLWFGLLVNWLSAALSLGALLFYVVVYTMILKRRTAQNIVWGGIAGCLPVLIGWSAVTNSMSWAAIILFLVIFFWTPPHYWPLSMKVKDDYARAGVPMLPVLASNKVVAKQIVAYSWVMVAVSLLLTPLGYTGWFYTAVALLTGGWWLWEAHGLLNRAKSGATGAKLKEMRLFHWSITYVSLLFVAVAVDPFLR, encoded by the coding sequence GTGACGGCCGTCGAGTCCCGACCCGCAGGGGTCGTCTTGACTCCCAGCCCGGGGGGCCATCGGCCGTTCGGGGCCCGCGTCAAGGCATACGTGGCGCTGACCAAGCCGCGGATCATCGAGCTTCTGCTCATCACGACCGTTCCGGTCATGTTCCTCGCCGAGCAGGGCGTGCCGAACCTGTGGCTGGTGCTCGCCACCTGCTTCGGCGGCTACCTGTCGGCGGGCGGCGCCAACGCGCTGAACATGTACATCGACCGCGACATCGACGCCCTGATGGACCGCACCTCCCAGCGCCCGCTGGTCACCGGCGTGCTCACGCCGCGTGAGGGCCTCGTCTTCGGCCTCAGCCTCGCGGTGATCTCCACGCTCTGGTTCGGGCTGCTGGTCAACTGGCTCTCCGCCGCGCTCTCGCTCGGCGCGCTCCTCTTCTACGTGGTCGTCTACACGATGATCCTGAAGCGGCGGACCGCGCAGAACATCGTCTGGGGCGGCATCGCCGGCTGCCTGCCGGTGCTCATCGGCTGGTCGGCCGTGACGAACTCGATGTCGTGGGCCGCGATCATCCTCTTCCTCGTCATCTTCTTCTGGACGCCGCCGCACTACTGGCCGCTGTCGATGAAGGTGAAGGACGACTACGCGCGCGCCGGCGTGCCGATGCTGCCGGTCCTCGCCTCCAACAAGGTCGTGGCCAAGCAGATCGTCGCCTACAGCTGGGTGATGGTCGCGGTCTCGCTGCTGCTGACCCCGCTCGGCTACACCGGCTGGTTCTACACGGCCGTGGCGCTGCTCACCGGCGGCTGGTGGCTGTGGGAGGCGCACGGGCTCCTCAACCGTGCGAAGTCGGGCGCGACCGGCGCGAAGCTCAAGGAGATGCGCCTCTTCCACTGGTCCATCACCTACGTCTCGCTGCTCTTCGTGGCGGTCGCGGTGGACCCCTTCCTCCGGTAA
- a CDS encoding amidohydrolase: protein MIDTPSLVDQYCHGVLRTELGLGTFETHLGAHLGDRRGGRPGLPAAGTTFFDTQTGFAVRRWCPPLLGLEPHCPPARYLARRRELGVVEAGRRLLRASGISTYLVDTGLPGDLTRPAEIAAAAGAEAHEIVRLEPLAEQVADTSGTVDAFLANLAEAVHGAAVNAVAFTSVEGVRRGLATAPEPPGPGEVRGAAGRWLAGRPAGGRLTDPVLLRHLLWIAVTAGRPLQLHTRDRDPAVLGGFAAATTGLGTDLVLLHAYPHHRAAAHLTVVHPHVYADLGPALAHTGARAAAVLAEVLELAPFGKLLFSSGAHGLPELHVVAAGVFRSALTRVLGEWVMEGAWSHADAQRVATMIAAGNARRVYRLGPAVSPRW, encoded by the coding sequence ATGATCGACACGCCGAGCCTCGTGGACCAGTACTGCCACGGAGTGCTCCGTACGGAGCTCGGCCTGGGCACCTTCGAGACCCACCTCGGCGCGCACCTCGGTGACCGGCGCGGTGGTCGGCCCGGACTGCCCGCCGCCGGGACGACCTTCTTCGACACGCAGACCGGTTTCGCGGTACGGCGCTGGTGTCCGCCGCTCCTCGGCCTCGAACCGCACTGCCCGCCCGCCCGCTACCTCGCCCGCCGTCGCGAACTCGGCGTCGTCGAGGCGGGCCGCCGGCTCCTCCGGGCCTCCGGGATCTCCACCTATCTGGTGGACACGGGGCTCCCCGGCGACCTGACCCGGCCCGCGGAGATCGCCGCCGCGGCCGGCGCGGAGGCCCACGAGATCGTCCGCCTCGAACCCCTCGCCGAACAGGTCGCCGACACCTCGGGGACCGTCGACGCGTTCCTGGCCAACCTCGCCGAGGCCGTCCACGGGGCCGCGGTGAACGCCGTGGCCTTCACCTCGGTGGAGGGCGTACGCCGAGGGCTCGCGACGGCGCCCGAACCACCGGGACCGGGGGAGGTACGCGGGGCGGCGGGGCGCTGGCTCGCCGGACGCCCGGCGGGCGGGCGGCTCACCGACCCCGTCCTGCTGAGGCATCTCCTGTGGATCGCCGTCACCGCCGGGCGCCCCCTCCAGCTGCACACCCGGGACCGGGACCCGGCCGTCCTGGGCGGCTTCGCGGCCGCCACGACGGGGCTCGGCACCGACCTCGTCCTGCTGCACGCCTACCCGCACCACCGCGCGGCGGCGCACCTGACGGTCGTCCATCCGCATGTGTACGCGGACCTCGGCCCGGCCCTCGCCCACACCGGGGCCCGGGCGGCGGCCGTCCTCGCCGAGGTCCTGGAACTGGCGCCGTTCGGCAAGCTGCTGTTCTCCAGCGGCGCCCACGGACTGCCCGAGCTCCACGTGGTCGCCGCAGGCGTCTTCCGCTCGGCGCTCACCCGGGTGCTCGGGGAGTGGGTGATGGAGGGCGCCTGGTCCCACGCGGACGCCCAGCGCGTCGCCACGATGATCGCGGCGGGGAACGCCCGCCGCGTCTACCGCCTTGGACCCGCTGTCAGTCCCCGTTGGTAG
- a CDS encoding immunity 49 family protein, with translation MGETTVHEVDGARIERALDGFRGRIFGRWHDLRYGSGMSLTGLGETRDEILDHIGARTLEDPELAADPSRAALLTAAECALGVLGIGCFPDGDWDVPLPLTGETLSSGDQLFDEGWDRGHRVPTARTWVDAFVLCLISGLVRERRRVIGPLLHEDYAPAIRSGVPYSRFDSVSEPADLAEMDALCAYLTVEHGPVPGAVPGEVPLRRPGAEELAAAAARLDAAGALSPDQRLLRVLLDDDREAFERALVERLDAHRSGVGADPEPRSLLPVGTVALAALAHLAHGWEPAVRSGYLPGALLRAPVSA, from the coding sequence ATGGGAGAGACGACCGTGCACGAGGTCGACGGGGCCAGGATCGAGCGGGCGCTCGACGGCTTCAGGGGGCGGATCTTCGGCCGCTGGCACGACCTCCGGTACGGCAGCGGCATGTCGCTGACCGGTCTCGGGGAGACCCGCGACGAAATCCTGGACCACATCGGGGCCCGCACCCTGGAGGACCCCGAGCTCGCCGCGGACCCGTCCCGCGCGGCGCTGCTCACCGCAGCCGAGTGCGCACTCGGCGTGCTGGGCATCGGCTGCTTCCCCGACGGGGACTGGGACGTCCCGCTGCCCCTCACCGGGGAGACCCTGAGCAGCGGCGACCAGCTCTTCGACGAGGGCTGGGACCGGGGACACCGGGTGCCCACCGCGCGGACCTGGGTGGACGCCTTCGTGCTCTGCCTGATCAGCGGGCTCGTCCGGGAGCGCCGACGGGTGATCGGGCCGCTGCTCCACGAGGACTACGCGCCCGCGATCCGCTCCGGCGTGCCGTACTCGCGCTTCGACTCGGTCTCGGAGCCGGCGGACCTCGCCGAGATGGACGCCCTGTGCGCCTACCTGACGGTGGAGCACGGCCCGGTGCCCGGCGCCGTGCCCGGCGAGGTGCCGCTGCGCCGGCCCGGTGCGGAGGAGCTGGCGGCCGCGGCGGCGCGACTCGACGCGGCCGGGGCGCTGAGCCCGGACCAGCGGCTGCTGCGCGTCCTGCTCGACGACGACCGCGAGGCCTTCGAGCGGGCCCTCGTGGAGCGGCTCGACGCGCACCGGTCGGGCGTCGGCGCCGATCCCGAGCCGAGGAGCCTGCTGCCGGTGGGGACCGTCGCCCTGGCCGCCCTCGCCCACCTGGCGCACGGCTGGGAGCCGGCGGTCCGCTCCGGCTACCTGCCCGGGGCGCTGCTCCGCGCGCCGGTGTCCGCATAG
- a CDS encoding COX15/CtaA family protein has translation MGPVLTPLAYIAQRWTPSPRTLRRAALSAVVMSVFIIVTGGAVRLTGSGLGCDTWPKCTEDSLIVTPEQGYRGLIEFGNRMLTYVLSAAVGWAIIATRSTKPWRRNLTRWGWAQFWIVMSNAVIGGITVWMGLNPWTVAGHFLAANALLTVAVITWHRTGEGDTDPRPRVPRPVRKLSWAVTITSGLLIALGTTVTGAGKHAGDSSDVPRMPWDWTDAAHLHAIAAWVVCALAVAMWLVLRVVDAPDDTRARARDLLIVLLAQGGIGYVQYFTGVPELLVAVHMLGSSLMWIAVLRLALSLRERPVPAAEIPAQTDSALASA, from the coding sequence ATGGGGCCCGTGCTGACCCCCCTCGCCTACATCGCCCAGCGCTGGACCCCGTCCCCCCGGACGCTCCGGCGCGCCGCGCTCTCCGCCGTCGTGATGAGCGTGTTCATCATCGTCACGGGTGGCGCGGTCCGGCTGACCGGTTCCGGTCTCGGCTGCGACACCTGGCCGAAGTGCACGGAAGACAGCCTGATCGTCACGCCCGAGCAGGGCTACCGCGGCCTGATCGAGTTCGGCAACCGGATGCTGACGTACGTCCTGTCGGCGGCCGTCGGCTGGGCCATCATCGCCACCCGGTCCACCAAGCCGTGGCGCCGCAACCTCACCCGGTGGGGCTGGGCGCAGTTCTGGATCGTGATGAGCAATGCCGTCATCGGCGGCATCACGGTGTGGATGGGCCTCAACCCGTGGACGGTCGCCGGTCACTTCCTGGCCGCGAACGCCCTCCTCACGGTGGCCGTCATCACCTGGCACCGGACCGGCGAGGGCGACACCGACCCGCGGCCGCGCGTGCCGCGCCCGGTCCGCAAGCTGTCGTGGGCGGTCACGATCACCTCGGGTCTGCTCATCGCGCTCGGTACGACCGTGACCGGCGCCGGCAAGCACGCCGGTGACAGCAGCGACGTCCCGCGCATGCCGTGGGACTGGACCGACGCCGCCCACCTCCACGCCATCGCCGCCTGGGTCGTCTGCGCGCTCGCCGTCGCCATGTGGCTGGTGCTGCGCGTCGTGGACGCCCCGGACGACACCCGGGCCCGCGCCCGTGACCTGCTGATCGTGCTGCTCGCGCAGGGCGGGATCGGCTACGTCCAGTACTTCACCGGCGTCCCCGAGCTCCTGGTCGCCGTCCACATGCTCGGCTCGTCCCTGATGTGGATCGCGGTGCTGCGGCTGGCCCTGAGCCTGCGCGAGCGCCCGGTGCCCGCGGCGGAGATCCCGGCCCAGACCGACTCCGCGCTCGCGAGCGCCTGA
- a CDS encoding ABC transporter permease, whose translation MSTGTYSPKPGAAPVGRMIAAQTALETRMLLRNGEQLLLTVIIPSLLLVLFSTIDIVDTGADKAVDFLAPGVLALAVLSTAFTGQAIATGFERRYGVLKRLGASPLPRWALMTAKTLAVLVTEVLQVALLTAIALALGWSPNGNPASVALLLVLGTAAFSGLGLLMAGTLKAEATLAAANLVFLLLLVGGGVIVPLDKFPEPARSLLELLPISALSDGLRDVLQNGAPMPWANALILAVWAVLGLGAAAKFFRWE comes from the coding sequence ATGAGCACGGGCACCTACTCCCCCAAGCCGGGCGCGGCCCCCGTCGGCCGGATGATCGCGGCCCAGACGGCCCTGGAGACCCGGATGCTGCTCCGCAACGGCGAGCAGCTCCTCCTCACGGTGATCATCCCCTCGCTGCTCCTCGTCCTCTTCTCCACGATCGACATCGTCGACACCGGCGCGGACAAGGCCGTCGACTTCCTCGCCCCGGGCGTCCTCGCGCTCGCCGTGCTCTCGACGGCCTTCACCGGCCAGGCCATCGCGACCGGTTTCGAGCGGCGGTACGGGGTGCTCAAGCGGCTCGGCGCCTCACCGCTCCCCCGCTGGGCGCTCATGACCGCCAAGACGCTCGCCGTCCTCGTCACCGAGGTGCTCCAGGTCGCGCTCCTCACGGCGATCGCCCTGGCCCTCGGCTGGTCCCCGAACGGCAACCCCGCCTCCGTGGCCCTCCTCCTCGTCCTCGGCACGGCCGCCTTCTCGGGCCTCGGGCTGCTCATGGCGGGCACGCTCAAGGCGGAGGCCACCCTGGCCGCCGCCAACCTGGTCTTCCTGCTGCTCCTGGTCGGCGGCGGCGTCATCGTCCCCCTGGACAAGTTCCCCGAACCGGCCCGCTCCCTCCTGGAGCTCCTCCCGATCTCCGCCCTCTCCGACGGCCTGCGGGACGTCCTCCAGAACGGCGCTCCCATGCCCTGGGCCAACGCCCTGATCCTCGCGGTCTGGGCGGTCCTCGGCCTCGGCGCGGCGGCGAAGTTCTTCCGCTGGGAGTAG
- a CDS encoding ABC transporter ATP-binding protein has protein sequence MGNESVVQVRGLVKRYGNKTAVDGLDLDVRANTVTAVLGPNGAGKTTTIETCEGYRRPDDGTVRVLGLDPVADAAALRPRIGVMLQSGGVYSGARADEMLRHMAKLHAHPLDVDALIERLGLGSCGRTTYRRLSGGQQQRLALAMAVVGRPELVFLDEPTAGLDPQARRATWDLVRELRTDGVTVVLTTHFMQEAEELADDVAIVDAGRVAAQGSPDQLCRGGAENTLRFTGRPGLDLGSLLKALPDGTAAAEPLPGTYRITGTVDPQLLATVTTWCAQHGVMPGGISVERHTLEDVFLELTGKELRS, from the coding sequence ATGGGAAATGAGTCCGTCGTCCAGGTCCGCGGCCTGGTCAAGCGGTACGGAAACAAAACCGCAGTCGACGGCCTCGACCTCGACGTGCGGGCGAACACCGTCACCGCCGTCCTCGGCCCCAACGGGGCCGGCAAGACCACCACGATCGAGACCTGCGAGGGCTACCGCAGGCCCGACGACGGCACCGTCCGCGTCCTCGGCCTCGACCCGGTCGCCGACGCGGCCGCCCTGCGCCCCCGGATCGGCGTGATGCTCCAGTCCGGCGGCGTCTACTCCGGCGCCCGGGCCGACGAGATGCTCCGCCACATGGCGAAGCTCCACGCCCACCCCCTGGACGTGGACGCCCTGATCGAGCGGCTCGGCCTCGGCTCCTGCGGCCGCACCACCTACCGCCGGCTCTCCGGCGGCCAGCAGCAGCGCCTCGCGCTCGCCATGGCCGTCGTCGGCCGCCCCGAGCTCGTCTTCCTCGACGAGCCGACCGCCGGACTCGACCCGCAGGCCCGCCGCGCGACCTGGGACCTCGTACGCGAGCTGCGCACCGACGGCGTGACGGTCGTCCTCACCACCCACTTCATGCAGGAGGCCGAGGAGCTGGCCGACGACGTCGCCATCGTCGACGCCGGCCGGGTCGCCGCCCAGGGCAGCCCCGACCAGCTCTGCCGCGGCGGCGCCGAGAACACCCTGCGCTTCACCGGCCGCCCCGGGCTCGACCTGGGCTCCCTGCTCAAGGCGCTGCCGGACGGCACGGCCGCCGCGGAGCCCCTTCCGGGCACGTACCGGATCACCGGGACCGTCGACCCGCAGCTGCTCGCCACGGTCACCACCTGGTGCGCCCAGCACGGCGTCATGCCCGGGGGCATCTCCGTCGAGCGCCACACCCTCGAAGACGTCTTCCTCGAACTGACGGGCAAGGAACTGCGGTCATGA
- a CDS encoding helix-turn-helix transcriptional regulator yields MKNVGAAPVEELATRERSTRNRVARSILDHGPSTVADLAGRLRLTQAAVRRHLDSLVADNVVEAREKRVYGARARGRPAKIFALTDCGRDEFDQSYDSLAVEALRWIERNAGGEAAVAAFARDRIEAQGATYREAVEAADPARRTEALAKALTADGYAATARNAPVGEQLCQHHCPVAHVAEQYPQLCEAETEFFSRLLGTHVQRLATIAHGDGVCTTFIPHSAPQTNSSASVSTAGRNPA; encoded by the coding sequence GTGAAAAACGTTGGCGCGGCTCCGGTGGAGGAACTCGCGACCCGAGAGCGTTCCACGCGCAACCGGGTCGCGCGGTCGATCCTGGATCACGGTCCCTCGACCGTCGCCGATCTTGCCGGGCGGCTCCGCCTCACCCAGGCGGCCGTCCGCCGCCACCTCGACTCGCTGGTCGCGGACAATGTCGTGGAGGCCCGCGAGAAGCGCGTCTACGGCGCCCGCGCCCGCGGTCGCCCCGCGAAGATCTTCGCGCTCACGGACTGCGGCCGGGACGAGTTCGACCAGTCGTACGACTCGCTGGCCGTCGAAGCGCTCCGCTGGATCGAGCGCAACGCCGGTGGGGAGGCGGCCGTGGCCGCCTTCGCCCGCGACCGGATCGAGGCCCAGGGTGCCACGTACCGGGAAGCCGTCGAGGCGGCCGACCCCGCCCGGCGGACCGAGGCGCTTGCCAAGGCCCTGACGGCGGACGGGTACGCTGCCACTGCGCGGAACGCGCCGGTCGGCGAGCAGCTCTGCCAGCACCACTGCCCGGTCGCCCACGTCGCCGAGCAGTATCCGCAGCTGTGCGAGGCGGAGACGGAGTTCTTCTCCCGCCTCTTGGGAACGCACGTCCAGCGTCTGGCCACCATTGCGCATGGTGACGGCGTCTGCACGACGTTCATCCCGCACAGCGCGCCACAGACCAACTCATCAGCATCTGTCAGTACGGCCGGGAGGAACCCCGCATGA
- the sufB gene encoding Fe-S cluster assembly protein SufB gives MTTEISHPELEGLGRYEYGWADSDAAGATAKRGLNEDVVRDISSKKNEPEWMLNLRLKGLRLFGKKPMPTWGSDLSGIDFDNIKYFVRSTEKQAESWEDLPEDIKNTYDKLGIPEAEKQRLVAGVAAQYESEVVYHQIREDLEEQGVIFVDTDTALKEHAELFKEYFGTVIPVGDNKFASLNTAVWSGGSFIYVPKGVQVEIPLQAYFRINTENMGQFERTLIIVDEDAYVHYVEGCTAPIYSSDSLHSAVVEIIVKKGGRCRYTTIQNWSNNVYNLVTKRAVAYEGATMEWVDGNIGSKVTMKYPAVYLMGEHAKGETLSIAFAGEGQHQDAGAKMVHMAPNTSSNIVSKSVARGGGRTSYRGLIEIGEGAPGSKSNVLCDALLVDTISRSDTYPYVDVREDDVSMGHEATVSKVSEDQLFYLMSRGMTEFEAMAMIVRGFVEPIAKELPMEYALELNRLIELQMEGSVG, from the coding sequence ATGACCACCGAGATCAGCCACCCCGAGCTTGAGGGCCTGGGTCGGTACGAGTACGGCTGGGCCGACTCCGACGCGGCCGGTGCCACCGCCAAGCGCGGTCTGAACGAGGACGTCGTCCGCGACATCTCCTCGAAGAAGAACGAGCCCGAGTGGATGCTGAACCTGCGTCTCAAGGGTCTGCGGCTCTTCGGCAAGAAGCCCATGCCGACCTGGGGCTCCGACCTCTCCGGCATCGACTTCGACAACATCAAGTACTTCGTGCGGTCCACCGAGAAGCAGGCCGAGTCCTGGGAGGACCTGCCGGAGGACATCAAGAACACGTACGACAAGCTCGGCATCCCGGAGGCGGAGAAGCAGCGCCTCGTCGCCGGTGTCGCCGCCCAGTACGAGTCCGAGGTCGTCTACCACCAGATCCGTGAGGACCTGGAGGAGCAGGGCGTCATCTTCGTCGACACCGACACGGCGCTGAAGGAGCACGCGGAGCTCTTCAAGGAGTACTTCGGCACCGTTATCCCGGTCGGCGACAACAAGTTCGCGTCGCTGAACACGGCCGTGTGGTCCGGCGGCTCGTTCATCTACGTGCCCAAGGGCGTGCAGGTCGAGATCCCGCTCCAGGCCTACTTCCGTATCAACACGGAGAACATGGGCCAGTTCGAGCGGACGCTGATCATCGTCGACGAGGACGCCTACGTCCACTACGTCGAGGGCTGCACCGCCCCGATCTACTCCTCCGACTCGCTGCACAGCGCCGTCGTCGAGATCATCGTGAAGAAGGGCGGCCGCTGCCGCTACACGACGATCCAGAACTGGTCGAACAACGTCTACAACCTGGTGACCAAGCGCGCCGTCGCCTACGAGGGCGCCACCATGGAGTGGGTCGACGGCAACATCGGCTCCAAGGTCACCATGAAGTACCCGGCCGTCTACCTCATGGGCGAGCACGCCAAGGGCGAGACCCTGTCCATCGCCTTCGCGGGCGAGGGCCAGCACCAGGACGCCGGCGCCAAGATGGTGCACATGGCCCCGAACACCTCCTCGAACATCGTCTCCAAGTCGGTGGCGCGAGGCGGCGGCCGCACCTCCTACCGCGGTCTCATCGAGATCGGCGAGGGTGCCCCGGGCTCCAAGTCCAACGTGCTCTGCGACGCGCTGCTCGTCGACACGATCTCCCGCTCGGACACGTACCCCTACGTGGACGTGCGCGAGGACGACGTCTCCATGGGGCACGAGGCCACGGTCTCCAAGGTCTCCGAGGACCAGCTCTTCTACCTGATGAGCCGCGGCATGACCGAGTTCGAGGCCATGGCGATGATCGTGCGCGGCTTCGTCGAGCCGATCGCCAAGGAGCTCCCGATGGAGTACGCCCTGGAGCTGAACCGGCTGATCGAGCTGCAGATGGAAGGCTCGGTCGGTTAA
- the sufD gene encoding Fe-S cluster assembly protein SufD, whose protein sequence is MAEAQNIPAGSTTAGSIAVAAESTVATRMSAPPSFDVADFPVPHGREEEWRFTPLARLRGLHDGTAVASGEGVKVVIEAPEGVTVETVGREDERLGKAGKPVDRVAAQAYSSFEKASVVTVAKEAVLTEPIRISVHGEGGVAFGHQVIELGAFAEAVVVIDHTGDAVLAANVDYVLGDGAKLTVVSVQDWDEKAVHVAQHNALVGRDASFKSVIVTFGGDVVRIHPRVAYAAPGGEAELFGLYFTDAGQHQEHRLLVDHNTPHCKSNVAYKGALQGQDAHAVWIGDVLIQAAAEGTDTYELNRNLVLTDGARVDSVPNLEIETGEIAGAGHASATGRFDDEQLFYLMSRGIPQSEARRLVVRGFFAELVQQIGLPDVQERLLAKIEAELEASV, encoded by the coding sequence ATGGCTGAGGCTCAGAACATCCCGGCGGGTTCCACCACCGCCGGCTCGATCGCGGTGGCCGCCGAGTCCACCGTCGCCACGCGCATGAGCGCGCCCCCGTCCTTCGACGTCGCGGACTTCCCCGTCCCGCACGGCCGCGAGGAGGAGTGGCGGTTCACGCCGCTCGCGCGACTGCGCGGCCTCCACGACGGCACCGCCGTCGCGTCCGGCGAAGGCGTCAAGGTCGTGATCGAGGCCCCCGAGGGCGTCACCGTGGAGACCGTCGGCCGCGAGGACGAGCGGCTCGGCAAGGCCGGCAAGCCCGTCGACCGCGTCGCGGCCCAGGCGTACTCCTCCTTCGAGAAGGCCTCGGTCGTCACCGTCGCCAAGGAGGCCGTCCTCACCGAGCCGATCCGCATCTCGGTACACGGCGAGGGCGGGGTCGCCTTCGGCCACCAGGTGATCGAGCTCGGTGCCTTCGCCGAGGCCGTCGTGGTCATCGACCACACCGGTGACGCGGTGCTCGCCGCCAACGTCGACTACGTGCTCGGCGACGGCGCCAAGCTGACCGTCGTCTCCGTCCAGGACTGGGACGAGAAGGCCGTCCACGTCGCCCAGCACAATGCGCTGGTCGGCCGCGACGCCTCCTTCAAGTCGGTCATCGTCACCTTCGGCGGCGACGTCGTCCGTATCCACCCGCGGGTGGCGTACGCGGCGCCCGGCGGCGAGGCCGAGCTCTTCGGCCTGTACTTCACCGACGCCGGCCAGCACCAGGAGCACCGCCTCCTGGTCGACCACAACACCCCGCACTGCAAGTCCAACGTGGCCTACAAGGGCGCGCTGCAGGGCCAGGACGCGCACGCCGTCTGGATCGGTGACGTGCTCATCCAGGCCGCCGCCGAGGGCACCGACACGTACGAGCTCAACCGGAACCTGGTCCTCACGGACGGTGCCCGGGTCGACTCCGTGCCGAACCTGGAGATCGAGACCGGCGAGATCGCCGGCGCCGGTCACGCCTCGGCCACCGGCCGCTTCGACGACGAGCAGCTCTTCTACCTGATGTCCCGCGGCATCCCGCAGTCCGAGGCCCGCCGCCTCGTCGTCCGCGGCTTCTTCGCGGAGCTCGTCCAGCAGATCGGTCTGCCGGACGTCCAGGAGCGTCTCCTCGCCAAGATCGAGGCCGAGCTGGAGGCCTCCGTCTGA
- a CDS encoding bifunctional 3-phenylpropionate/cinnamic acid dioxygenase ferredoxin subunit, protein MAFVRVCALSELEADTPKRVEVDGTPVSVVHTEGEVFAINDICSHANVSLSEGEVEDCAIECWLHGSSFDLRTGKPSGLPATRPVPVYPVKIEGDDVLVSVTQES, encoded by the coding sequence ATGGCCTTCGTCCGAGTCTGCGCACTGAGCGAGCTGGAGGCCGACACCCCGAAGCGGGTCGAGGTCGACGGCACGCCGGTGTCGGTCGTGCACACCGAGGGCGAGGTGTTCGCGATCAACGACATCTGCTCGCACGCGAACGTCTCCCTCTCGGAGGGCGAGGTCGAGGACTGCGCCATCGAGTGCTGGCTGCACGGGTCGAGCTTCGACCTCCGCACCGGGAAGCCCTCCGGCCTTCCCGCGACGCGCCCCGTGCCCGTTTACCCCGTCAAGATCGAAGGGGACGATGTGCTCGTCTCCGTCACCCAGGAGTCCTGA
- the sufC gene encoding Fe-S cluster assembly ATPase SufC translates to MATLEIRNLHVSVEAENGPREILKGVDLTIKQGETHAVMGPNGSGKSTLAYSLAGHPKYTVTGGTVTLDGEDVLEMSVDERARAGVFLAMQYPVEVPGVSVSNFLRTSATAIRGEAPKLRTWVKEVKSAMEQLQMDPAFAERNVNEGFSGGEKKRHEILQLELLKPKIAILDETDSGLDVDALRQVSEGVNRVRETGEVGTLLITHYTRILRYIKPDFVHVFSEGRIVESGGAELADKLENEGYEAYSTKGGASA, encoded by the coding sequence ATGGCAACGCTTGAAATCCGCAACCTGCACGTCTCCGTCGAGGCCGAGAACGGCCCCCGCGAGATCCTCAAGGGTGTCGACCTGACCATCAAGCAGGGCGAGACCCACGCCGTCATGGGCCCCAACGGCTCCGGCAAGTCGACCCTGGCGTACTCGCTCGCCGGCCACCCGAAGTACACGGTCACCGGCGGCACCGTCACCCTCGACGGCGAGGACGTCCTGGAGATGTCGGTCGACGAGCGCGCCCGCGCCGGCGTCTTCCTGGCCATGCAGTACCCGGTCGAGGTCCCCGGTGTCTCGGTCTCCAACTTCCTGCGCACCTCCGCCACCGCCATCCGCGGCGAGGCCCCCAAGCTGCGTACCTGGGTGAAGGAGGTCAAGTCCGCGATGGAGCAGCTCCAGATGGACCCGGCCTTCGCCGAGCGCAACGTCAACGAGGGCTTCTCCGGCGGCGAGAAGAAGCGCCACGAGATCCTCCAGCTGGAGCTCCTCAAGCCGAAGATCGCGATCCTCGACGAGACCGACTCCGGCCTGGACGTCGACGCGCTGCGCCAGGTCTCCGAGGGCGTCAACCGCGTCCGCGAGACCGGCGAGGTCGGCACCCTGCTGATCACGCACTACACGCGCATCCTGCGCTACATCAAGCCCGACTTCGTTCACGTCTTCTCCGAGGGCCGCATCGTCGAGTCCGGCGGCGCCGAGCTCGCCGACAAGCTGGAGAACGAGGGTTACGAGGCCTACAGCACGAAGGGTGGCGCATCCGCGTGA